Proteins from a single region of Helicoverpa armigera isolate CAAS_96S chromosome 21, ASM3070526v1, whole genome shotgun sequence:
- the LOC110374294 gene encoding uncharacterized protein LOC110374294, whose protein sequence is MRKLLVNILVFWVGMCLSQDDKETKRYEGTTEPYKVMLKPNPLELFEPFERINFEDSKIVLKTDATVKICHHPNFKCMSKLNNPAPVCAYAKRHGLFNYEDICKIHIQNCLAQPLNTGYVYGVPTEHDIIFYNGKEKDCHYYFKQAKNSKDAIRLYYEVAHETVNNDL, encoded by the exons ATGAGGAAACTTCTTGTGAATATTCTTGTTTTTTGGG TTGGCATGTGTTTAAGTCAGGAcgataaagaaacaaaaagataTGAAGGAACAACCGAACCTTACAAAGTAATGCTCAAACCAAATCCATTGGAACTGTTTGAGCCCTTCGAGCGTATAAATTTTGAGGATTCCAAAATCGTCTTAAAAACTGACGCTACTGTAAAAATCTGTCACCACCCCAACTTTAAGTGCATGTCTAAATT AAATAATCCGGCTCCAGTGTGTGCTTACGCCAAACGTCATGGGTTGTTCAATTATgaagatatttgcaaaatacatatacaaaacTGCTTGGCTCAGCCATTAAATACTGGTTATGTATATGGAGTTCCAACTGAACATG ATATAATATTCTACAATGGCAAAGAGAAAGACTGTCACTATTACTTCAAGCAAGCAAAGAATAGTAAGGATGCTATCAGGTTGTACTACGAAGTTGCCCACGAAACTGTCAATAATGACCTGTAG